In one Leptospira mayottensis 200901116 genomic region, the following are encoded:
- a CDS encoding Cof-type HAD-IIB family hydrolase, which translates to MSIDPIPIHTIAVDLDGTLLNSKSRISPLTHSVLQKAIDQGKNLVIATGRRFYSTFPFAKEFNGEVHVVSNNGQILRKSPSAERISESYLELNLVQKILHLGKEFHTPPILHVDKFEEGIDMLTEIPITDGIYHNYSGGDHSRTKKVGDFLSADLEKILVICFLSLHKEDLISLIRKVSALPEASELRCILTKIPGVSYCVEIINVSISKWSGISHFLSLKGLDGKGVVAFGDERNDLEMLLHSGAGFAMKNAIPEIKKSVKYVTRYSNEEDGVALALVENRIILF; encoded by the coding sequence ATGTCTATTGATCCGATTCCGATTCATACTATTGCTGTCGATTTAGATGGAACTCTTCTCAATTCCAAAAGTAGGATTTCTCCCCTAACCCATTCGGTACTTCAAAAAGCGATCGACCAAGGAAAAAATTTAGTGATTGCGACTGGTAGAAGATTTTATTCTACTTTTCCGTTTGCAAAAGAATTTAATGGAGAAGTTCACGTTGTGTCCAATAATGGGCAGATTCTTAGAAAGTCTCCGAGCGCGGAACGAATTTCCGAAAGTTATTTGGAATTAAATTTGGTTCAAAAGATTCTTCATTTAGGAAAAGAATTTCACACTCCGCCTATTTTACACGTGGACAAATTCGAAGAAGGCATCGATATGCTCACCGAAATTCCGATCACGGACGGGATATATCATAATTATTCTGGTGGAGATCATTCGAGAACCAAAAAGGTCGGCGATTTCCTTTCTGCAGATCTCGAAAAAATTTTAGTGATTTGTTTTTTATCACTTCATAAGGAAGATTTAATTTCTCTCATTCGTAAAGTTTCTGCTCTTCCGGAAGCATCCGAACTGCGGTGTATTCTTACCAAAATTCCCGGAGTTTCTTATTGTGTGGAAATCATCAATGTATCCATTTCAAAATGGTCTGGGATTTCTCATTTTCTTTCCTTAAAAGGTTTGGACGGGAAGGGTGTGGTCGCCTTCGGAGACGAACGAAACGACTTGGAAATGCTTCTTCATAGTGGCGCCGGTTTTGCAATGAAGAATGCCATTCCCGAAATCAAAAAATCTGTAAAATACGTTACACGATACAGCAATGAAGAAGACGGAGTGGCTCTTGCTTTAGTGGAGAATCGGATCATCCTTTTTTGA
- the metF gene encoding methylenetetrahydrofolate reductase [NAD(P)H], translating to MKKVSEIYSSAKGPVYSFEFFPPKTLDGDLKLMETVKELAHLDPDFVTVTYGAGGSTRDKTAQILSEISKNYSFPTVSHFTCVGANQEQIFKALKEIRSSGIVNLMALRGDPPKGEGKFKKTEGGFENATELISFIRSEKLDFCVGGGCYPEKHPNAKSLEEDVENLKRKVDAGTDFLVSQLFFMNSIFENFLNLVRKAGIHVPVIPGIMPITSFSQIERFRSMAGCEFPSSLIEDLQEVEHRPEEFYRRSLNFSVKQCRELLAMGVPGIHLYTLNQSHASYDIVRELKS from the coding sequence ATGAAAAAAGTATCTGAAATTTACAGCTCTGCAAAAGGGCCAGTGTATTCGTTTGAATTCTTTCCGCCTAAAACTCTGGACGGAGATTTAAAATTGATGGAAACCGTGAAGGAGTTGGCCCACCTTGATCCAGATTTTGTGACTGTGACGTATGGTGCCGGCGGTTCGACAAGAGATAAAACCGCACAAATTTTATCTGAGATTTCGAAAAACTATTCTTTTCCAACGGTTTCTCACTTTACTTGTGTCGGAGCAAATCAAGAACAGATTTTTAAAGCCCTGAAGGAAATTCGTTCTTCTGGGATCGTAAATTTGATGGCTCTTCGCGGAGATCCTCCAAAGGGAGAGGGAAAATTTAAAAAGACTGAAGGCGGCTTTGAAAACGCAACGGAACTCATTTCGTTCATTCGTTCTGAAAAGTTGGATTTTTGCGTCGGGGGTGGTTGTTATCCCGAAAAACATCCGAATGCAAAAAGTCTTGAAGAAGACGTCGAAAATTTAAAACGGAAAGTAGATGCCGGAACAGACTTTTTAGTTTCCCAACTTTTTTTCATGAATTCTATCTTTGAAAACTTTTTAAATTTGGTAAGAAAAGCAGGTATTCATGTTCCTGTAATTCCAGGAATTATGCCGATCACTTCTTTTTCTCAGATCGAGAGGTTTCGCTCGATGGCCGGTTGTGAATTCCCCTCTTCTCTCATTGAAGATCTGCAAGAGGTGGAACATCGTCCGGAGGAGTTTTACAGAAGGAGTTTAAACTTTTCGGTAAAACAATGTAGGGAATTGCTTGCGATGGGAGTTCCGGGAATTCATCTTTATACTCTGAATCAATCTCACGCGAGTTATGATATTGTAAGGGAATTGAAAAGTTAA
- a CDS encoding 1,4-dihydroxy-6-naphthoate synthase, with translation MEFSLAYSPCPNDTFLFYHLIHGKVTERFHVQEELHDVEKLNQAAFNGKYQVTKLSFAAYFSVMDRYSILDSGSALGRNCGPLLVYKKGNNPGNPKGKKILIPGEWTTANLLLKLFLKDNFQTIPVRYDKIIPLLLSGEADFGVLIHEERFTYEKQGLSKFQDLGEWWEETTGKHIPLGAIAFRRDIQKEWKENFDSSLKLSFDLAYKNRETTYEYILKHSQETTREVVDAHIELYVNEFTRSLGTEGKDAILTLYQKGVEAGFLPSGKEKELF, from the coding sequence ATGGAATTCAGTTTAGCGTATTCTCCCTGTCCTAATGATACGTTTTTATTTTACCATCTCATACATGGTAAGGTCACGGAACGATTTCATGTTCAAGAGGAACTTCACGACGTAGAAAAGCTGAATCAAGCCGCGTTCAATGGGAAATACCAGGTCACAAAACTCTCCTTCGCCGCATATTTTTCGGTGATGGATCGGTATTCCATATTAGACTCCGGTTCTGCACTTGGAAGAAACTGCGGACCACTTCTCGTTTACAAGAAAGGAAACAACCCCGGAAATCCTAAAGGGAAAAAAATTCTTATCCCGGGAGAATGGACCACGGCAAATCTTCTCTTAAAGCTTTTCTTAAAGGACAACTTCCAAACGATTCCGGTTCGATACGATAAAATCATTCCTCTTCTATTATCAGGAGAAGCCGACTTTGGAGTTTTGATTCACGAGGAAAGGTTTACCTACGAAAAACAAGGGCTTTCCAAATTCCAAGACTTAGGAGAGTGGTGGGAAGAAACGACCGGCAAACACATTCCGTTAGGCGCCATTGCGTTTCGAAGAGATATTCAAAAGGAGTGGAAAGAAAACTTTGATTCTTCTTTGAAGTTAAGTTTTGACCTTGCTTACAAAAACAGAGAAACAACCTACGAATACATCCTTAAACATTCTCAGGAAACTACCCGAGAAGTTGTTGATGCACATATCGAACTTTATGTAAACGAATTCACGCGTTCCCTCGGAACCGAAGGTAAAGATGCAATTCTTACACTTTATCAAAAAGGAGTGGAAGCGGGCTTTCTTCCTTCGGGGAAAGAAAAAGAACTTTTTTAA
- a CDS encoding glutamyl-tRNAGlu reductase — translation MWSTLQVYHSIQKDRENVEIPGSYSWMTCMRTIWITDSRIHGEPSTLSTTLEKYNGYEGYRFMLEVVSGLHSRLLGETEVLAQFRDKFKNSSLPSSAFGEYLAKFRDSLIQDSRSIRSRYLQNIGEQSYGGLANKYLKDQSSVSLLGTGQLAAKILPWLKNRNVTLVGRNKKRLLELSKEFGVSVKLLIDWKPSGEAIVIAAPLNLSSYLDSIASGVVVVDFREIPLEEKWPNMIQYVSFAEMLDSLRETEEKALQIRERIGPALDELVEERELETRQFIFGWEDLTCPAF, via the coding sequence ATGTGGTCCACCCTGCAAGTTTATCATTCGATTCAAAAAGATAGAGAGAATGTAGAGATTCCGGGTTCGTATTCTTGGATGACTTGTATGCGTACAATTTGGATCACGGATAGTCGGATTCACGGAGAACCTTCGACACTTTCAACTACTTTAGAGAAATATAATGGTTATGAAGGCTATCGTTTTATGCTTGAGGTCGTTTCTGGTCTTCATTCCAGGCTTTTGGGTGAAACCGAAGTTCTCGCACAATTTCGGGATAAGTTCAAAAATTCCTCCCTGCCCTCTTCCGCATTCGGGGAGTATCTCGCGAAATTCAGAGACAGTCTGATTCAGGATTCGAGAAGTATTCGTTCCCGTTATCTTCAGAATATTGGGGAACAATCTTACGGAGGTCTTGCAAATAAATATCTGAAGGACCAAAGTTCTGTTTCACTTTTAGGAACGGGGCAACTCGCCGCAAAGATTCTTCCTTGGTTAAAAAATCGAAACGTGACTCTCGTTGGACGCAATAAAAAACGTTTATTAGAACTTTCTAAAGAATTTGGTGTGTCTGTTAAATTGCTGATTGATTGGAAGCCTTCCGGGGAAGCGATCGTGATTGCGGCGCCTTTGAATCTTTCTTCTTATTTGGATTCGATTGCAAGCGGTGTGGTCGTGGTCGATTTTAGGGAAATTCCTTTAGAAGAAAAATGGCCCAATATGATTCAATACGTGTCTTTTGCCGAGATGTTGGATTCTCTTCGTGAAACCGAAGAAAAAGCTTTGCAAATTCGAGAAAGAATCGGGCCCGCTTTGGATGAGCTCGTTGAAGAGCGGGAACTTGAGACTCGGCAATTCATTTTCGGTTGGGAAGATCTGACTTGTCCCGCGTTCTAA